CCGGACTCGGCAACATGGCCAGCGCCACCCTCGGCGTCCAGCTCGACCTCGTCCACGAGCGGCTCCGCCCCGGCGACCGGGTCCTCTTCGTGGGCCTGGGCGGAGGCGTGAGCATCATGACGATGGTCTGGGAGAAGTCGTGAACCCCCTGTGGGTGGTCCTGCCCGCGCACCAGGAGGCCGCGCGCATCGGCGACACGCTGGACGCGCTCGCGGCCCAGCACGACCGCGCCTTCACCCTCGTCGTCGTCGACAACGCCTCCACCGACGGCACAGCGGCCCTCGCCCACGGCTTCGCCCGCCGGGCGCCCTTCCCGGTCCACGTCCTCAGCGAGCCGGAGAAGGGCGTGGGCTGCGCGGTGGACACCGGCTTCCGGTACGCGATCGGCCACGGCGCGGCGCTGCTGGCACGTACCGACGCCGACTGCCTGCCCCGCCCCGGCTGGACGGCCGGAGCCCGCGCCGCCCTGGAAGCCGGAGCGGACCTGGTCTGCGGACGTGTCACGGCGCGCCGCGACGAGCACGGCCCCCTCGGGCGCGCGGCCTTCTGCCTGCTGGTCCGCGCCGCCGCGCTCTTCGGCCGGATACGCCCCGCCCACCGGCGCCACCACGGCTACCTCACCCCCTACCGGATGCACGCCGGCAACAACATGGCCGTCACCGCCGCGCTGTACGAGACCGTCGGCGGCATGCCGCGCCGCCCGTCCCCCACCGACCGGCTCTTCCTGAACCGGGTGCGCCGCCACACCACCGCCATCGTCCACGCCCGCCACATGGTCGTGGAG
This DNA window, taken from Streptomyces nitrosporeus, encodes the following:
- a CDS encoding glycosyltransferase family 2 protein yields the protein MNPLWVVLPAHQEAARIGDTLDALAAQHDRAFTLVVVDNASTDGTAALAHGFARRAPFPVHVLSEPEKGVGCAVDTGFRYAIGHGAALLARTDADCLPRPGWTAGARAALEAGADLVCGRVTARRDEHGPLGRAAFCLLVRAAALFGRIRPAHRRHHGYLTPYRMHAGNNMAVTAALYETVGGMPRRPSPTDRLFLNRVRRHTTAIVHARHMVVENSTRRLRAYGVLGTARWYLDKGPGRHGEDPR